The following proteins are encoded in a genomic region of Roseisolibacter agri:
- a CDS encoding flotillin family protein, with the protein MILALLQLADSLPKNAFALGGGALAALLVFGMLVLFASRYKRCPANKILVISGSVGSGNAAKCISGGGAFVWPVIQEYAYLGLDPIRMDVPLGDALSLENIRISVPAVFTVAIGTEPEVRQNAAIRLLNMTHEAIEGTAHDIIVGQLRAVIASMKIDEINRDRDGFLHKVQHQLEPELRKIGLVLLNVNIKDLRDASGYLEALGKQAAQQAIQQARGDVAEQEKLGEIRVAQADREKVTAVAQAEKEREISLRETLREQAVRLAELDKEQAVGEQTAGLERDAQVKEAQRTQAIRIAQLDKEQRIAEQTAGFEREAAVAAADQKKRVAIAEANAQAIAGEADAQGRIATTNAALAVTNAEAYQTSETRKREAEAAVQEAQNRAMARAALAEAERVEAEQRARLEAPAKAEKARTIVEAEAEAEKARIAALAEAAARYATLEAEAKGQYEIMSKKAEAMARMVEAAGGDPKAAFQLMMVEQLPQLAETAARAISNIRFDKVVVWEGGNASGNGAAVGGSAGFIQNLARSMPPMMQVLRDIAGVEVPGFLGTMQGDGVTPPAVVPPTVATPASPTAQVAAAQPVSETSGD; encoded by the coding sequence GTGATCCTGGCCCTGTTGCAGCTCGCCGATTCCCTGCCGAAGAACGCGTTCGCCCTCGGTGGCGGCGCGCTGGCGGCGCTGCTGGTGTTCGGCATGCTCGTGCTGTTCGCCAGCCGCTACAAGCGGTGCCCGGCGAACAAGATCCTCGTCATCTCGGGGAGCGTGGGCAGCGGCAACGCGGCCAAGTGCATCTCGGGCGGCGGCGCCTTCGTGTGGCCGGTGATCCAGGAGTACGCGTACCTCGGGCTCGACCCGATCCGCATGGACGTGCCGCTCGGCGACGCGCTGTCGCTGGAGAACATCCGCATCAGCGTGCCGGCCGTGTTCACCGTCGCCATCGGCACCGAGCCGGAGGTGCGGCAGAACGCCGCGATCCGCCTGCTCAACATGACGCACGAGGCGATCGAGGGGACGGCGCACGACATCATCGTCGGCCAGCTGCGCGCCGTCATCGCGTCGATGAAGATCGACGAGATCAACCGCGACCGCGACGGCTTCCTGCACAAGGTGCAGCACCAGCTGGAGCCCGAGCTGCGCAAGATCGGCCTCGTGCTGCTGAACGTGAACATCAAGGACCTGCGCGACGCCTCGGGCTACCTGGAGGCGCTCGGCAAGCAGGCGGCGCAGCAGGCCATCCAGCAGGCGCGCGGCGACGTGGCGGAGCAGGAGAAGCTCGGAGAGATCCGCGTGGCGCAGGCCGACCGTGAGAAGGTGACCGCGGTCGCGCAGGCCGAGAAGGAGCGCGAGATCTCGCTCCGCGAGACGCTGCGCGAGCAGGCGGTGCGCCTGGCGGAGCTGGACAAGGAGCAGGCGGTCGGCGAGCAGACGGCGGGGCTGGAGCGCGACGCGCAGGTGAAGGAGGCGCAGCGCACGCAGGCCATCCGCATCGCGCAGCTGGACAAGGAGCAGCGCATCGCCGAGCAGACCGCGGGCTTCGAGCGCGAGGCGGCGGTGGCCGCGGCCGACCAGAAGAAGCGCGTCGCGATCGCCGAGGCGAACGCGCAGGCGATCGCCGGCGAGGCGGATGCGCAGGGGCGCATCGCGACGACCAACGCCGCGCTCGCGGTGACGAACGCCGAGGCCTACCAGACCTCGGAGACGCGCAAGCGTGAGGCGGAGGCGGCCGTGCAGGAGGCACAGAACCGCGCGATGGCGCGCGCCGCGCTGGCCGAGGCGGAGCGCGTGGAGGCCGAGCAGCGCGCGCGCCTGGAGGCGCCCGCGAAGGCCGAGAAGGCGCGCACGATCGTCGAGGCGGAGGCCGAGGCCGAGAAGGCGCGCATCGCCGCGCTGGCCGAGGCGGCCGCGCGCTACGCGACGCTGGAGGCCGAGGCGAAGGGCCAGTACGAGATCATGAGCAAGAAGGCCGAGGCGATGGCGCGGATGGTGGAGGCGGCCGGCGGCGACCCGAAGGCGGCGTTCCAGCTGATGATGGTCGAGCAGCTCCCGCAGCTGGCGGAGACGGCGGCGAGGGCGATCTCGAACATCCGGTTCGACAAGGTCGTGGTGTGGGAGGGCGGCAACGCGAGCGGCAACGGTGCCGCGGTGGGCGGCTCGGCCGGCTTCATCCAGAACCTCGCGCGCTCGATGCCGCCGATGATGCAGGTGCTGCGCGACATCGCGGGCGTGGAGGTGCCGGGCTTCCTGGGCACGATGCAGGGCGACGGCGTGACGCCGCCTGCCGTGGTGCCGCCGACGGTCGCGACGCCCGCGTCGCCGACCGCGCAGGTGGCGGCCGCGCAGCCGGTGAGCGAGACCAGCGGCGACTGA
- a CDS encoding PspA/IM30 family protein, whose protein sequence is MGIFDRFSRLVRSNINDLISSAEDPEKMLNTLITDMNDQLIKAKQQVAVAIADERKLRDQFEKERQQAAEWESKAELAVRSDRDDLARQALLRQQEYAERTEAYFSEWQAQLAQTEQLKVQLRDLADKIEEAKRKRNLLLAKQRRAEAQRRIQQTMSSLSEKSAFEAFARMEEKIETNVRMIAAEATLDSEFQGDKLESEFKQLARGAVGSDADTRLLALKQKMGMLPASSASADRQLAAGAGNATARPALSAGSQSAPNGAPVPPMNAQQQGGPQQGGAPAPGQPNQTTEAELLAEFEELSHGRPKG, encoded by the coding sequence ATGGGCATCTTCGACCGCTTTTCCCGCCTGGTCCGGTCCAACATCAACGATCTCATCTCCTCGGCCGAAGATCCCGAGAAGATGCTGAACACGCTGATCACGGACATGAACGATCAGCTGATCAAGGCCAAGCAGCAGGTCGCCGTCGCGATCGCCGACGAGCGGAAGCTGCGCGACCAGTTCGAGAAGGAGCGGCAGCAGGCCGCCGAGTGGGAGTCGAAGGCGGAGCTGGCCGTGCGCAGCGACCGCGACGACCTCGCGCGGCAGGCCCTCCTGCGGCAGCAGGAGTACGCCGAACGCACCGAGGCGTACTTCAGCGAGTGGCAGGCGCAGCTCGCGCAGACCGAGCAGCTCAAGGTCCAGCTGCGCGACCTCGCCGACAAGATCGAGGAGGCCAAGCGCAAGCGGAACCTGCTGCTCGCCAAGCAGCGCCGCGCCGAGGCGCAGCGCCGCATCCAGCAGACGATGTCCTCGCTGTCCGAGAAGAGCGCCTTCGAGGCGTTCGCGCGGATGGAGGAGAAGATCGAGACGAACGTCCGCATGATCGCCGCCGAGGCGACGCTCGACTCCGAGTTCCAGGGCGACAAGCTGGAGTCGGAGTTCAAGCAGCTCGCGCGCGGCGCCGTCGGCTCGGACGCCGACACGCGCCTGCTCGCGCTCAAGCAGAAGATGGGGATGCTGCCCGCTTCCTCGGCCTCGGCCGATCGCCAGCTGGCGGCAGGTGCCGGCAACGCCACCGCGCGCCCCGCGCTCTCCGCGGGCAGCCAGTCGGCGCCGAACGGCGCGCCCGTGCCGCCGATGAACGCGCAGCAGCAGGGCGGGCCGCAGCAGGGCGGAGCGCCCGCGCCGGGTCAGCCCAACCAGACCACCGAGGCCGAGCTGCTGGCGGAGTTCGAGGAGCTCTCGCACGGTAGGCCCAAGGGGTGA
- a CDS encoding AI-2E family transporter, which produces MTAPAVPEGATRRFRFAPLLAATVLTVLLLWLFGTVADVLLLLFLAVLLSLYLGAVADAITRRTRLPRRGSLLIAVLLTVAGVGGLVYLLVPPVVEQTQALLRVFPAYVGAWERGIYEAVRRVPGVAETWRPENHKLLVAIYEQGAALFADVVPKVISIGHAGINVVSVGVMALYLALQPEFYREWLIALFPPVHRDLVRDVLGDLGVTLRSWIVGQLLGMFILAALTAVGLYVLGVPYWLTFGVFTGAVAIIPFFGTLISTIVPALFVLAGPNGGTRAMAVIALGVIIHVIEGQFVLPLITARRIRRVSVPPVLSIMAVLVVGKVMGPAGLLVAVPTLASILVVIRRILSNRIYEGQGFRRATRDQPLVLRVPPADGEGVLVAPTPRVDLIALAERARMRRTA; this is translated from the coding sequence GTGACCGCTCCCGCAGTACCCGAGGGCGCGACGCGGCGGTTCCGCTTCGCGCCCCTCCTCGCCGCGACCGTCCTGACAGTCCTGCTCCTCTGGCTGTTCGGGACGGTCGCGGACGTGTTGCTGCTGCTCTTCCTCGCTGTCCTGCTGTCGCTCTACCTCGGCGCGGTGGCCGACGCCATCACGCGCCGCACGCGGCTGCCGCGGCGCGGCTCGCTGCTGATCGCGGTGCTGCTGACGGTCGCCGGCGTCGGAGGCCTCGTCTACCTGCTCGTGCCGCCCGTCGTCGAGCAGACGCAGGCGCTGCTGCGCGTCTTCCCGGCGTACGTGGGCGCGTGGGAGCGCGGCATCTACGAGGCGGTGCGGCGCGTGCCCGGCGTGGCCGAGACGTGGCGTCCGGAGAACCACAAGCTGCTGGTGGCGATCTACGAGCAGGGCGCGGCGCTGTTCGCCGACGTCGTGCCGAAGGTCATCTCGATCGGCCACGCCGGCATCAACGTCGTCTCGGTCGGCGTGATGGCGCTCTACCTCGCGCTGCAGCCCGAGTTCTACCGCGAGTGGCTGATCGCGCTCTTCCCGCCGGTGCACCGCGACCTCGTGCGCGACGTGCTCGGGGACCTCGGCGTGACGCTGCGGTCGTGGATCGTCGGGCAGCTGCTGGGGATGTTCATCCTCGCCGCGCTGACGGCGGTCGGCCTCTACGTGCTCGGCGTGCCGTACTGGCTGACGTTCGGCGTCTTCACCGGCGCGGTGGCGATCATCCCGTTCTTCGGCACGCTGATCTCCACCATCGTGCCGGCGCTCTTCGTGCTCGCGGGCCCGAACGGCGGCACGCGCGCGATGGCGGTGATCGCGCTCGGCGTCATCATCCACGTGATCGAGGGGCAGTTCGTGCTGCCGCTCATCACGGCGCGGCGCATCCGCCGCGTGTCGGTGCCGCCGGTGCTGTCGATCATGGCCGTGCTGGTGGTCGGCAAGGTGATGGGGCCCGCGGGCCTGCTCGTCGCCGTGCCGACGCTGGCGTCGATCCTCGTCGTGATCCGCCGCATCCTCAGCAACCGGATCTACGAGGGGCAGGGCTTCCGCCGCGCCACGCGCGACCAGCCGCTCGTGCTGCGCGTGCCGCCCGCGGACGGCGAGGGCGTGCTCGTCGCGCCCACGCCGCGCGTCGATCTCATCGCGCTCGCCGAGCGCGCGCGGATGCGCCGGACCGCCTAG